ACTGGAATATCTGGGTGAAGCAAGTTATGCCGTTTATATTACCCACATCCCGGTATTGTATATTCTGAGAGATATTCTGAGAACATATTATCTGGACAGCGATACTATATTCCTGATTTATATTCCCGTTCTTATCATAACTTCAATGTTGTTTTATCAATTTATTGAAAAACCTTTGAGAGATTATCTGAAAAGATTGGAAATCTGAACGATATCTTTATAAAAAAACATATTTTTGTGTAAACCGAAAAAAAATTACAGTGATTGAAATAGCCCATATTCCCTCAAAAAATAATAGAAATCTTAGAAATAATCCCATAGGCAGAAGCTTTAGCGTTTCAGAAGAGGAAAAAGTATGCATCCATAACTTCTAAATACGCCATATGTTATTCAATTCAATAGGATTTCTGATCTTTTTGCCCATCGTATTTTGTCTTTACTGGTTTGTTTTCAATAAGAAATTTCAGCATCAGAACAGACTTCTGCTTCTCGCGAGTTTTTATTTTTATGCTTGCTGGGACTGGAGATTTCTTTTCTTATTGATGTTTTCAATAGGTCTGGATTATGTATCCGGAATTAAAATAGAGAACAGCAAAAATAATAGAGAAGCCAAGTTCTGGCTTACCTTAAGTATTGTGATCAATCTCGGGTTTTTGGGTTTTTTCAAATATTATAACTTCTTTGTTGAAAGCTTTGCTGATCTTTTAAGCAGCTTTGGATTCACTGTGAATGTCTGGCTTATCAATATCATACTTCCGGTAGGAATTTCTTTTTATACTTTCCATGGGCTTTCCTATGTCATAGATGTTTATAAAAAAAGAATAAAAGCGGAGCGGAACTTTACAGATTATGCTGTTTTTGTCAGCTATTTCCCCCTTCTTGTTGCGGGGCCTATAGAAAGGGCAACGCATCTTCTTCCCCAAATTCAAAGAAAAAGAGTTTTCAATTATGAACAGGCAGTAGACGGAATGCGCCAGATTCTTTGGGGATTTTTCAAGAAAATGGTTATTGCAGATAATTGTGCGCCTCTGGTTAATGAGATTTTCAATAATTATCAGACGGAAACTCCCGTGAATCTTGCCATAGGAGCTGTATTATTTGCCTTCCAGATTTATGGAGACTTTTCGGGATACTCTGATATTGCATTAGGGGTTTCAAGATTATTTGGTATCGAATTACTTAAAAACTTTTCATTTCCCTACTTTTCAAGAGATATTGCAGAATTCTGGAGAAGGTGGCATATTTCGCTTTCTTCTTGGTTCAGGGATTATCTTTATATTCCTTTAGGAGGAAGTAAAGGAGGGCTGCCTATGAAGATCAGAAATACATTTATTATTTTCCTGGTCTCAGGATTCTGGCATGGAGCTAACTGGACTTTTATTATATGGGGAGGGCTCAATGCGCTATATTTTATGCCTTTACTGATCATGAATAAAAACCGTCAGAATCTTGAGGTAGCGGCCCAGGGAAGACTTTTGCCATCTGTAAAAGAAATTTTTCAGATCTTAATTACGTTTTCAGTCACTTGTATTGCGTGGATATTTTTCAGGGCAGAATCTGTTTCTCAGGCTTATCATTATATTTTAAGAATATGCAGTGTTGAGCTTTATTCTGTGCCCCATAATTTGCCTGTGAAAGTATTTGGATTGATCGGCTTTATGATGATTGTGGAATGGATCAACAGAGAGCAGTTTCATGGGCTGGAGATCAAAAGATATATGCCTTGGGTGAGGCGGATTTTTTATCTTGCAGTTATTTATATTATTCTTCGTTACGCCAACTTCGGGAATAATGAATTCATTTATTTTCAGTTTTAGCATGAAGAAGTTTTTATTTAAAATAGCACCTTATTTTGCTGTTGTACTTATTGTATTTGCAGTACTTGGATCTTATGCAGATGGAAATACGGATGATGATTATATGCACTTCGCAGTTGAAAAACCACAGAATATCATTTTGGGGGATTCCAGAGGAGCACAAGGAATTGTTCCATCGGTTTTGAAAGAAAAACTAGCTGTTCCTTTTGACAATTTTTCCCTTAATATTGTCTATTCACCATACGGCCAGATTTATTTAAAAGCCTTAAAAAGAAAACTTAATCCTGCTACGAAGAACGGAATTTTTATTCTTACCGT
This region of Chryseobacterium vaccae genomic DNA includes:
- a CDS encoding MBOAT family O-acyltransferase, coding for MLFNSIGFLIFLPIVFCLYWFVFNKKFQHQNRLLLLASFYFYACWDWRFLFLLMFSIGLDYVSGIKIENSKNNREAKFWLTLSIVINLGFLGFFKYYNFFVESFADLLSSFGFTVNVWLINIILPVGISFYTFHGLSYVIDVYKKRIKAERNFTDYAVFVSYFPLLVAGPIERATHLLPQIQRKRVFNYEQAVDGMRQILWGFFKKMVIADNCAPLVNEIFNNYQTETPVNLAIGAVLFAFQIYGDFSGYSDIALGVSRLFGIELLKNFSFPYFSRDIAEFWRRWHISLSSWFRDYLYIPLGGSKGGLPMKIRNTFIIFLVSGFWHGANWTFIIWGGLNALYFMPLLIMNKNRQNLEVAAQGRLLPSVKEIFQILITFSVTCIAWIFFRAESVSQAYHYILRICSVELYSVPHNLPVKVFGLIGFMMIVEWINREQFHGLEIKRYMPWVRRIFYLAVIYIILRYANFGNNEFIYFQF